In one window of Leptospira sp. GIMC2001 DNA:
- a CDS encoding catalase: MNTPSTDWKEIISPEEPAKHAKHAKIITILQKKMSKEFGVGRGLHRKQILALRAEFKVLDSIPEYAKVGLFKTAGTFETWIRLSNGSLRVQSDKMPDVRGLAIKVKGIDGESALGGKTKEQDFTLIQHQTFSVLTSDEFIEFIGFAIQGPLGILKFFTKKNGLIGGTLKFGQFLINFSKAFRGFEMENFFSAAPLKFGKYACRVRLKPILTVVDSSGKTIQRKPIPFQGEFADQFEKALNLADVKYEFQVQFYHSDDKTPIEDPTVNWPESVSPYITLAELTIKSSNNSPILDPEFSNILDKDKFDPWNALEDHRPLGEVMRARKVIYFASQQERAKIK; the protein is encoded by the coding sequence ATGAACACACCTAGTACAGATTGGAAAGAAATTATATCTCCCGAAGAGCCAGCCAAACATGCAAAGCATGCAAAAATAATAACTATCCTTCAGAAGAAAATGTCCAAAGAATTTGGAGTCGGTCGAGGATTGCATAGAAAACAGATTCTTGCGCTCAGAGCTGAGTTTAAAGTTTTAGATAGTATTCCTGAATATGCTAAGGTAGGATTGTTCAAAACTGCCGGAACTTTTGAAACATGGATTCGACTTTCGAACGGAAGTCTGCGAGTTCAATCAGATAAAATGCCTGATGTTAGAGGTCTTGCAATTAAGGTAAAAGGTATTGATGGCGAAAGTGCGTTAGGTGGTAAAACTAAAGAACAGGATTTTACTTTAATACAGCATCAAACTTTTAGTGTTCTTACTAGTGATGAGTTTATCGAGTTTATCGGCTTCGCAATTCAGGGGCCTTTGGGAATTTTGAAATTTTTTACAAAGAAAAATGGTCTGATCGGTGGAACTTTAAAATTCGGTCAGTTTCTCATAAACTTCTCTAAAGCTTTCCGAGGATTTGAGATGGAGAATTTTTTCTCGGCGGCACCTCTAAAATTTGGCAAATACGCATGTCGTGTTCGGCTAAAACCAATACTTACTGTTGTTGATTCAAGTGGAAAAACTATTCAGCGAAAGCCAATTCCTTTCCAAGGAGAATTTGCTGATCAATTCGAGAAGGCATTAAATCTTGCTGATGTTAAGTATGAATTCCAGGTGCAATTTTACCATTCCGATGACAAAACACCAATCGAAGATCCTACTGTAAACTGGCCTGAATCTGTTTCGCCATATATAACACTTGCCGAACTAACTATAAAGTCTTCCAATAATTCCCCAATCCTTGATCCGGAATTTTCTAATATTCTAGATAAGGATAAATTTGATCCGTGGAATGCTTTAGAGGATCATAGACCGCTTGGCGAAGTTATGCGAGCAAGAAAGGTAATTTACTTTGCTAGTCAACAAGAGAGAGCAAAAATTAAATAA
- a CDS encoding SDR family oxidoreductase — protein MFRNRLNVMGRSKKGLENSRGLKPRSGHEFNPTPSQSPKSNAKFSNPSPSYNLVDKQTVAITGAGSGIGLSTALKFYNEGWALSLCDLNLDNFKTLITELKLDVRRIYFQEMDVSDRKACEKWIQATVKKFGRLDCLICNAGIAHRSRAVDTDPSIIEKIMAVNFYSVVYLCHAAIPYIQKVNGSIVGISSVAGFSPLYGRTGYVASKHALAGYLETIRSETEPNIHTCVVYPSFVKTSFDKNTLDGSGKILNRDKPLIGKPLTPESIADSIYYAVIHRKKRLLLSSIAKISYYLSRILPDVFMAIMKKKTESEFIKR, from the coding sequence ATGTTTCGTAATAGATTGAATGTTATGGGAAGAAGTAAGAAGGGATTGGAGAACAGCCGGGGGCTTAAGCCCCGGTCAGGACACGAATTCAACCCCACACCAAGTCAATCCCCCAAATCCAACGCAAAATTTTCGAATCCTTCACCAAGCTATAACCTTGTAGACAAGCAGACAGTAGCGATCACAGGCGCGGGAAGTGGAATCGGACTTTCTACAGCACTCAAATTCTACAATGAAGGTTGGGCACTCAGCCTTTGCGACTTAAACTTAGACAATTTTAAGACATTGATCACAGAATTGAAGTTAGATGTGAGAAGAATTTATTTCCAAGAAATGGATGTGTCCGATAGAAAGGCTTGTGAGAAATGGATTCAGGCGACGGTAAAAAAATTTGGCAGGTTGGACTGTCTTATATGCAATGCGGGAATCGCACATAGGTCGCGTGCAGTAGATACAGATCCATCAATAATTGAGAAGATCATGGCTGTGAATTTTTACTCAGTCGTATATCTCTGTCATGCTGCAATTCCCTATATTCAGAAAGTGAATGGATCGATTGTAGGAATTTCCTCTGTTGCAGGATTCTCGCCCTTGTATGGACGAACAGGATATGTTGCATCCAAACATGCATTAGCTGGCTATTTGGAGACAATTCGTTCGGAGACCGAACCGAATATACATACTTGCGTTGTTTATCCTTCCTTTGTCAAAACTTCATTTGATAAAAATACCTTAGACGGCTCGGGTAAAATTTTGAATCGTGATAAGCCGTTAATTGGCAAACCACTCACTCCAGAATCTATAGCAGACTCAATATACTACGCTGTGATCCATAGAAAAAAGCGCCTTCTATTATCAAGTATCGCCAAGATATCTTACTATCTCTCACGGATTCTGCCGGATGTCTTCATGGCAATCATGAAGAAGAAAACAGAATCCGAGTTTATTAAGAGGTAG
- a CDS encoding chitobiase/beta-hexosaminidase C-terminal domain-containing protein, whose product MKMTKITILTIIIFCNSCSLIFPEDESLDLSPLALLALGGGSASSSQLDLSPGSTIDLTNNGGATATLLDTNGDGISDGIDLTGDGVPNILLLDTNGDGSPDAIDIDGDGEADYYLNPNGNPALSTGLGGTGQPVVLIVDSSGSVVGFDTDGDGTANDTSIAAIIQDTTAPTVNITPATGLFSTSQSISINCTDNTAPGHIIYSINSGNPSFPSTGTYVSKASTSFSQSTDGSYLIRAICRDLAGNTSAMAEVTITIDSNVPNVTISSQTATAVSINGGAINSSTINWTTNRAGDYTVRQDSTDCTNGTAIEGPLTVTANESKNFTRTAAQLSSEGIKNFRICVTSSSNLTGSITFSIRRDDTAPVASNSPGSGIFASATSVSLSCSDAGAGCDKIAYITNVGSAPGNPAITGSTGAVTAGTQYASVPVSTTDAAVTYIKFLARDNAGNVSNPVSADYTVDTTVGNVTINSSSTYVHSSSNASINWQTNKAGSYTVRIGGTNCTDGATATGTNVNSSATANTPISTSINPGSLSVGANTVRICVVNLVGNYGSQTATVTKDENAPTVAFDSPAAGGPYVTGTTFTSSCSDTGASGCQKIAFTTNGSDPTFDGTGNITNGTLYSGSNTIPNGASVTVKVRSRDNAGNESAVVSRVFNVGPPPTPTLSAPTAGLHKLTLTWSASSGATSYKVYYGTAASISTSSTLGCNVTAPTVTCEITSLNPGTTYYVRVTAIHAGGESALSNELSGVPTDYPEVNFCSLYEYPGALVVTGSLESPSLKGEVYHPGITESFQSPRPNSATVAELGYGPGGTNPIDHPGSWTFISITNYTGQDSNFTNNEVYAGTFTAPSTGIYNYVFRFAVTNVARKTLCDRDSSNNTFDKTKLGEITFQ is encoded by the coding sequence ATGAAAATGACAAAAATCACAATTTTAACCATCATAATATTCTGCAACAGTTGTAGTCTTATTTTTCCCGAAGACGAATCTCTAGATCTATCTCCCCTTGCCCTACTCGCTTTAGGTGGCGGTTCAGCATCATCAAGCCAATTGGATCTGTCTCCAGGTTCAACAATTGATCTAACCAATAACGGAGGTGCAACTGCCACCTTACTTGATACCAATGGAGACGGTATTTCTGATGGAATCGATCTAACTGGAGATGGAGTTCCTAATATTCTACTATTGGATACCAACGGAGATGGAAGTCCCGATGCAATCGACATCGATGGAGATGGAGAGGCTGATTACTATCTCAATCCTAATGGCAATCCTGCGCTTTCAACCGGACTTGGTGGAACGGGGCAACCGGTTGTTTTGATTGTTGATTCATCTGGCTCCGTAGTCGGATTCGATACAGACGGCGATGGAACAGCCAACGATACTTCTATAGCAGCTATCATACAAGATACAACCGCACCAACTGTAAACATCACACCCGCTACGGGACTTTTTTCTACAAGTCAATCCATTAGTATAAATTGTACGGATAACACAGCACCAGGGCATATCATCTATTCCATAAATTCTGGTAATCCGAGTTTTCCTTCAACTGGAACCTACGTATCCAAAGCATCTACATCTTTCTCACAATCAACTGACGGAAGCTATTTAATTCGAGCAATTTGCCGTGACCTTGCGGGCAATACATCAGCCATGGCAGAAGTGACGATCACGATTGATTCCAATGTTCCCAATGTTACTATATCCAGTCAAACAGCGACTGCTGTGAGTATTAATGGTGGAGCAATCAACTCTTCCACCATCAATTGGACAACGAATCGTGCTGGCGATTATACTGTTCGTCAAGACTCAACGGACTGTACAAATGGTACGGCAATCGAGGGTCCCTTGACTGTTACAGCAAACGAGTCTAAAAATTTTACTAGAACTGCCGCTCAACTTTCTAGTGAAGGTATCAAAAATTTTCGTATATGTGTCACTTCCTCCTCTAACCTAACAGGATCTATAACCTTTTCCATTCGAAGAGATGACACGGCTCCTGTAGCAAGTAATTCCCCAGGTTCAGGGATTTTTGCCTCAGCGACTTCAGTGTCCTTGTCATGTTCAGACGCAGGAGCAGGCTGTGATAAGATTGCTTATATCACGAATGTCGGTTCAGCCCCAGGAAATCCAGCTATCACCGGTTCAACGGGTGCAGTTACGGCGGGCACGCAATATGCAAGCGTTCCTGTATCTACAACAGATGCAGCAGTGACCTATATCAAATTTTTAGCTAGAGATAATGCTGGTAACGTTTCGAATCCGGTGAGTGCAGATTATACGGTTGATACAACCGTTGGAAATGTTACAATCAATTCTAGTAGCACTTATGTTCATTCTAGCAGCAATGCAAGTATCAATTGGCAGACGAACAAAGCTGGTTCTTACACAGTTCGCATCGGCGGAACAAATTGTACGGACGGAGCTACTGCGACTGGAACGAACGTTAACTCATCTGCCACGGCAAATACACCAATCTCGACATCAATAAATCCAGGAAGTCTTTCTGTTGGTGCAAATACCGTTCGCATTTGTGTTGTGAATTTGGTTGGAAATTATGGGTCACAGACTGCAACGGTAACGAAGGATGAAAATGCGCCGACGGTTGCATTTGATAGCCCAGCGGCTGGTGGTCCTTATGTAACTGGAACAACTTTTACATCTTCCTGTAGTGATACAGGTGCCTCAGGTTGCCAGAAAATTGCTTTTACAACGAATGGCTCAGATCCTACCTTCGACGGAACGGGAAACATTACTAATGGAACTTTGTATTCGGGTTCTAATACGATTCCGAATGGTGCATCTGTTACAGTCAAAGTTCGTTCTCGTGACAATGCAGGCAACGAATCAGCGGTAGTAAGTCGTGTCTTTAATGTGGGGCCGCCGCCTACTCCAACACTCAGCGCTCCGACAGCAGGACTGCATAAATTAACACTGACTTGGTCAGCGTCCAGTGGCGCAACATCATACAAAGTATATTATGGAACTGCTGCAAGTATTTCAACATCCTCAACACTGGGATGCAATGTAACTGCACCAACAGTGACATGTGAAATAACAAGCTTGAATCCAGGAACTACTTACTATGTTAGAGTAACAGCTATCCATGCTGGTGGGGAAAGTGCTTTGAGTAACGAGCTATCGGGAGTCCCGACAGATTATCCAGAAGTTAATTTTTGCAGCCTATATGAATATCCAGGAGCACTTGTAGTTACAGGTAGCTTAGAAAGTCCTTCTTTAAAAGGTGAAGTTTATCATCCTGGAATTACGGAATCATTTCAAAGTCCGCGTCCCAATTCCGCAACCGTAGCAGAACTTGGATATGGGCCTGGTGGAACGAATCCGATTGACCATCCCGGCTCTTGGACTTTTATTTCTATAACAAATTACACAGGGCAAGACAGCAATTTTACAAACAATGAAGTGTATGCGGGGACTTTTACAGCCCCTTCAACAGGTATATACAATTATGTTTTTAGATTTGCGGTAACTAATGTTGCAAGAAAAACGTTGTGCGATCGAGATTCTTCAAATAATACATTCGATAAAACGAAGCTAGGAGAAATTACATTTCAATAA